A genomic window from Vitis riparia cultivar Riparia Gloire de Montpellier isolate 1030 chromosome 18, EGFV_Vit.rip_1.0, whole genome shotgun sequence includes:
- the LOC117906043 gene encoding GDSL esterase/lipase EXL3-like, with protein sequence MVFLSMELWSSSSIIVFFLSVFIILCTTEALVKLPRNETVPAVLVFGDSIVDPGNNNNLNTLVKCNFPPYGRDLMGGVPTGRFSNGKIPSDFIAEALGIKELVPPYSNAALQLADLLTGVSFASSGSGFDPMTPKLASVLSLPDQLEMFKEYIRKLKMMVGEERTNTILSKSLFLVVAGSDDIANSYFVSGVRKIQYDVPAYTDLMATSAASFLKELHGLGARRTVVTSAPPLGCLPSQRSLAGGTQRECAEGHNEAAKLFNFKLSSRLDSLNANFPQAKFVYVDIYKPLLDLIQNPQKSGFEVVDKGCCGSGTIEVAVLCNQLSPFTCEDASTYVFWDSYHPTERAYKVIIDEIIQKCVDSLI encoded by the exons ATGGTGTTTCTTTCTATGGAACTGTGGTCGTCTTCTTCgattattgttttctttctttctgtttttattattttatgtaccACAGAAGCTCTCGTAAAGCTACCGAGGAACGAAACAGTTCCAGCAGTGCTAGTTTTCGGAGATTCGATAGTGGATCCGGGCAATAACAACAATCTTAATACTCTGGTTAAGTGCAATTTTCCACCGTATGGGAGGGACTTAATGGGAGGAGTTCCAACTGGAAGATTTAGCAATGGAAAAATTCCGTCTGACTTCATTG CCGAAGCATTGGGAATCAAAGAGCTAGTGCCACCATATTCTAACGCGGCTCTTCAACTTGCTGATCTCCTGACCGGAGTGAGCTTCGCCTCAAGTGGCTCAGGATTTGATCCTATGACACCTAAGCTTGCG TCAGTTTTATCTCTGCCCGATCAATTAGAAATGTTCAAAGAATACAtaagaaagttgaaaatgatggttGGAGAAGAGAGAACAAACACCATTTTAAGCAAAAGCCTATTTCTAGTGGTAGCAGGCAGTGATGACATTGCCAATTCATACTTTGTCAGCGGTGTTCGGAAAATCCAGTATGATGTTCCGGCTTACACTGATCTTATGGCTACCTCGGCTGCTTCTTTCTTGAAG gaaTTGCATGGATTGGGGGCACGCAGAACAGTTGTTACCAGTGCACCTCCATTGGGGTGTCTGCCATCACAGAGAAGCTTAGCAGGAGGGACACAAAGAGAGTGTGCTGAGGGTCACAACGAAGCAGCGAAGCTGTTTAATTTTAAGCTCTCATCTCGATTGGATTCTCTCAACGCCAATTTTCCCCAGGCAAAGTTTGTCTACGTTGATATTTACAAACCCTTACTTGATCTCATCCAAAACCCTCAAAAATCAG GGTTTGAAGTGGTGGATAAAGGTTGCTGTGGCTCAGGGACAATAGAGGTGGCAGTGCTATGTAACCAATTAAGTCCATTCACTTGCGAAGACGCGTCAACTTATGTATTTTGGGACAGTTATCATCCTACAGAAAGAGCATACAAGGTTATAATTGATGAGATCATCCAGAAATGCGTGGACAGCTTGATCTGA